A DNA window from Stutzerimonas stutzeri contains the following coding sequences:
- a CDS encoding MFS transporter — protein MPGSPAILLHSPPRRLAYAAVAVLVGLTGGLGNALFIANLPAIQGDLGLTPEQGAWLPAAYFMVNVSTNLLMIKVRQQYGLRVFAEIGLAVYALLTIAHVFVEGLGMAMFVRAASGFAAAATTSLGLFYMLQAFRKVDLPRGVIVAFGMTQVATPLAWLLSPPLVDIGQWHRLYVFESGLALCSLAAVVVLKLPVGERIKVFEPLDFLTFALFAPALALVAAVFAQGRVQWWTEAPWLGYALIAALLLGCLTFMIEHHRRNPLLQTRWLGTAEMLRFAFGALALRFLLAEQSYGAVGLLQTLGMGPDQLRPLYAVILLGLVMGIAASAMTFSPRTALVQILLSIVLIGVASFLDVDATSQTRPHDLFLSQGLLSFASGMFLGPLLISGIGKALANGPNYLVSFIVLFSMTQSLGGLAGPTMFGTYQIVREQHHSAHLTEQIVPADPRVAARLAQQSQALASTQGDPQLRQALGGARLSQTITREANVLAFNDVFRLIGLLAVAVLGWSLFHTLRLARQKKAPAP, from the coding sequence ATGCCCGGCTCGCCGGCGATCCTGCTGCACAGCCCGCCGCGGCGCCTGGCCTATGCCGCGGTGGCGGTGCTCGTTGGGCTGACCGGCGGGCTCGGCAATGCGTTGTTCATCGCCAACCTGCCGGCAATCCAGGGCGACCTCGGCCTGACACCCGAACAGGGAGCGTGGCTGCCCGCCGCCTATTTCATGGTGAATGTCTCCACCAATCTGCTGATGATCAAGGTGCGCCAGCAATACGGCCTGCGCGTCTTCGCCGAGATTGGTCTGGCCGTCTATGCCTTGCTGACTATCGCCCATGTCTTCGTCGAAGGGCTGGGCATGGCCATGTTTGTACGCGCCGCCAGCGGTTTTGCCGCGGCGGCCACCACTTCGCTCGGGCTGTTCTACATGCTGCAGGCCTTTCGCAAGGTGGACCTGCCGCGAGGCGTGATCGTCGCCTTCGGTATGACCCAGGTGGCCACACCGCTGGCCTGGCTGCTGTCGCCACCGCTGGTGGATATCGGCCAGTGGCACCGTCTGTATGTGTTCGAGAGCGGCCTGGCGCTGTGTTCGCTGGCCGCCGTGGTGGTGCTCAAGCTGCCGGTTGGCGAGCGCATCAAGGTCTTCGAGCCACTGGATTTCCTCACCTTCGCTTTATTCGCTCCGGCCCTGGCACTGGTGGCCGCAGTATTCGCACAGGGCCGCGTGCAGTGGTGGACCGAGGCGCCCTGGCTGGGCTACGCGCTGATTGCCGCGTTGTTGCTCGGCTGCCTGACCTTCATGATCGAGCATCATCGGCGCAACCCCTTGCTGCAAACCCGCTGGCTTGGCACCGCGGAGATGCTGCGCTTCGCCTTCGGCGCCTTGGCGCTGCGCTTTCTGCTGGCCGAGCAGAGCTACGGTGCGGTCGGCCTGCTGCAGACACTCGGCATGGGGCCCGACCAGCTGCGCCCGCTGTATGCGGTGATCCTGCTCGGCCTGGTGATGGGCATCGCCGCCAGCGCGATGACGTTCAGCCCGCGGACCGCTTTGGTGCAAATTCTGCTTTCCATCGTGCTCATCGGCGTGGCGAGCTTTCTCGACGTGGACGCAACCAGCCAGACCCGCCCGCACGACCTGTTCCTCAGCCAGGGGCTGCTGTCGTTCGCCAGTGGGATGTTCCTCGGCCCGTTGCTGATCAGCGGTATCGGCAAGGCACTGGCCAACGGCCCGAACTACCTGGTGAGTTTCATCGTGCTGTTCTCCATGACCCAGAGCCTCGGCGGGCTGGCCGGCCCGACGATGTTCGGCACCTACCAGATCGTGCGCGAACAACACCACTCGGCGCACCTGACCGAGCAGATCGTCCCGGCAGACCCGCGCGTCGCCGCACGTCTGGCTCAGCAGAGCCAGGCGCTGGCATCGACCCAGGGCGACCCGCAGCTGCGCCAGGCGCTCGGTGGTGCGCGCCTGTCACAGACCATAACCCGCGAAGCCAACGTGCTGGCGTTCAACGACGTGTTCCGCCTGATCGGCCTGCTCGCCGTCGCCGTGCTCGGCTGGTCGCTGTT